Sequence from the Kiritimatiellia bacterium genome:
CCACCAGCCGATCAGCGTGGCGGATGTGGTCGCCCAGATCGGCGCGTCGCGCCGTTTCGCCGAACGGCATTTCAAAAGTGTCACCGGACGCACGATTCTTGACGAGATCCGGCGCGTGCGGCTCGAGCGCGTCTGCACGCTGCTGGCGGAATCCAATCTGCCGATCAGTGAAATCACCCGGGAGTGCGGGTTCGAGCGGGAAAGCTACTTGTCGCGCCTGTTCCGGCAGCGCTTTGATCAGACCATGAGCGCGTATCGCACGGCGGCACGCACCCGGTGACCGGCCGGAATGCGCATTAAGGGTTTGACCGCCACTTGCTCCGGCGCAGCGGCGATAGAGCGCTGCGATACCGTCCTGGGTCTACCTGTCAAGCGCCCGCAGTCACCCGATGAAGCCTTCTTTGCGTAACGCTTCGGTCAAGCGTTGAT
This genomic interval carries:
- a CDS encoding helix-turn-helix transcriptional regulator, which codes for HQPISVADVVAQIGASRRFAERHFKSVTGRTILDEIRRVRLERVCTLLAESNLPISEITRECGFERESYLSRLFRQRFDQTMSAYRTAARTR